A genomic stretch from Novosphingobium resinovorum includes:
- a CDS encoding type II toxin-antitoxin system HipA family toxin codes for MTLILNVWLEASAEPIGRLVKADDSSLAFAYTPEWLANSAQHTLSLSLPLGDEPFGDVPVRAFFDNLLQENNLLETVIRREGIDRGDIAALLAHVGADCAGAVSVLPLDHPPIKRPGRIQGDYDPLDEATFAEIVDRLATGRPLPGELRDPSPVAGVRPKISLTGLPDGRFAIPKPGSGAPTTHILKLPDPQHRHEARDEAFVTLLAAECGFNVGSSVASTIGGFDVLLIRRFDRHLEDGMVRRLHQEDFAQAAGLPAELKYQRKGTPPRCFDAATIGRILEATDRPAQSRETFLRMTLFNLLVGNNDNHAKNNALLHGPGGSITLAPFYDLVPVQTVAGFREDFAFHIGDAKVPAELTRSDLLTFCQTIGLPPQGAEKILARASRNLVERIETLSANFSADMGALDRLFGETAGELVLLLGLDIELRERDAHVVSGGGWALS; via the coding sequence ATGACGCTGATCTTGAATGTCTGGCTGGAAGCCTCGGCAGAGCCGATCGGACGCCTCGTGAAAGCAGACGATTCCAGTCTCGCCTTCGCCTACACGCCCGAATGGCTGGCCAACTCAGCACAGCATACCCTGTCCTTGTCGCTGCCTTTGGGTGACGAGCCGTTCGGCGATGTGCCGGTGCGTGCGTTCTTCGATAACCTTCTCCAGGAGAACAACCTTCTCGAAACTGTCATACGACGCGAGGGTATCGATCGCGGCGACATCGCCGCTCTCCTGGCGCATGTTGGAGCGGACTGTGCCGGCGCGGTCAGCGTCCTCCCGCTCGACCATCCGCCCATCAAACGCCCGGGCCGTATCCAGGGAGATTACGATCCGCTGGACGAGGCTACATTCGCGGAGATTGTCGATCGGTTGGCCACCGGCAGGCCGCTTCCAGGCGAACTGCGCGACCCCTCGCCAGTAGCAGGTGTAAGGCCGAAAATCTCGCTCACAGGATTGCCTGACGGTCGTTTCGCCATTCCCAAGCCGGGAAGTGGAGCGCCGACGACCCATATTCTCAAACTGCCTGACCCCCAACATCGTCACGAGGCACGCGACGAGGCCTTTGTGACACTTCTTGCAGCCGAATGTGGATTTAATGTCGGCAGTTCGGTCGCCAGTACGATTGGCGGATTCGATGTCCTGCTGATCCGGCGTTTCGATCGCCACCTCGAAGATGGCATGGTGCGCCGCCTGCATCAGGAAGACTTCGCACAGGCAGCCGGTCTTCCGGCAGAACTCAAGTATCAACGCAAGGGAACGCCGCCGCGCTGTTTCGACGCAGCAACGATCGGCAGGATCCTGGAAGCCACCGATCGGCCTGCGCAGTCAAGGGAAACATTTCTGCGTATGACGCTGTTCAATCTGCTGGTTGGTAACAACGACAACCATGCGAAGAACAATGCACTCCTTCATGGACCGGGCGGGTCGATCACACTCGCGCCCTTCTACGACCTGGTGCCGGTTCAGACCGTGGCTGGTTTTCGGGAGGATTTTGCCTTCCACATCGGTGATGCGAAAGTCCCAGCAGAATTGACAAGAAGCGATCTTCTGACCTTTTGCCAAACCATCGGGCTACCCCCCCAAGGCGCCGAAAAAATACTCGCCAGGGCCTCCCGAAATCTCGTCGAAAGAATTGAAACGCTCTCGGCCAATTTTTCGGCTGATATGGGGGCGCTTGACCGACTGTTTGGTGAGACTGCCGGCGAGCTCGTTTTGCTGCTCGGCCTGGACATCGAACTGCGTGAACGAGATGCCCACGTGGTAAGCGGCGGTGGCTGGGCTCTAAGCTGA
- a CDS encoding helix-turn-helix transcriptional regulator, with protein sequence MPKETDAARLLREMQDRDALIKSLDSAVHQANLAPFMPDINAAIEKLKQPLFQDTIRRIQQGPAQSAVEIARGLTQAIATGSLEPAHDRPKVAAKTQGSTTGIRTAADLGALIRKARKAMKLNQAEFAQHAGVGRRFVSELESGKGTLEIDKVIACALAAGIDISARSRSS encoded by the coding sequence TTGCCAAAAGAAACTGATGCGGCGCGGCTATTGCGCGAGATGCAGGACCGCGATGCACTGATAAAGTCGCTCGACAGCGCCGTGCATCAGGCGAATCTCGCCCCCTTTATGCCGGATATCAACGCTGCCATCGAGAAGCTGAAGCAGCCGCTGTTTCAGGACACCATCCGGCGTATCCAGCAGGGACCAGCACAAAGTGCGGTTGAAATAGCTCGAGGACTGACCCAGGCCATCGCGACAGGTTCGCTCGAGCCGGCGCATGATAGACCGAAAGTCGCTGCGAAAACCCAAGGCTCCACGACAGGCATACGCACCGCTGCAGACCTTGGAGCCCTGATCCGCAAAGCGCGCAAAGCGATGAAGCTGAACCAGGCGGAATTCGCCCAGCATGCCGGCGTAGGCAGACGTTTCGTATCCGAACTGGAAAGCGGCAAGGGAACTCTGGAAATCGACAAGGTCATTGCCTGCGCTCTGGCGGCCGGCATAGACATCAGCGCCCGGAGCAGGAGCTCATGA
- a CDS encoding HU family DNA-binding protein: MYESQPRAPFRQARSTGRTAMNNSDLADAIANDAGITKADARKIVDAVFVAIGDAAAKGDEISLNGFGKFKIKDTPEREGRNPATGEAMTIKAARKLTFAPAKAVKDKLNG, encoded by the coding sequence ATGTATGAATCACAACCTCGGGCACCGTTTCGACAGGCCCGATCGACAGGAAGAACTGCAATGAACAACAGTGATCTCGCCGACGCCATCGCGAACGATGCCGGTATCACGAAGGCCGATGCCCGCAAGATCGTCGATGCTGTCTTCGTCGCGATCGGCGACGCTGCGGCCAAGGGCGATGAAATCTCGCTCAACGGCTTCGGCAAGTTCAAGATCAAGGACACACCCGAGCGCGAAGGCCGCAATCCGGCAACCGGCGAGGCGATGACGATCAAGGCCGCCCGTAAGCTTACCTTTGCCCCGGCCAAGGCGGTCAAGGACAAGCTGAACGGATGA
- a CDS encoding MucR family transcriptional regulator, with amino-acid sequence MPELENPADVTSLTVQLLSAYLANNTVGSEDLPALIRATRQALTEDAAPEVPAIEDVSYTPAVSVRKSLSSPSHILSLIDGKPYKTLKRHLTSHGLTPETYRQRYGLADNYPMVAPEFAAMRRGIAERIGLGSRPSAAAKAGAPAGTASATDDASGSAQTPPAAKRPAGRKAGPKVRGGKAASRAASVPTEQTVATDDAIIAPEPAAAAEPAKTSQRSRVKTAPKPRAQKKRAGGADTAGTAETNTPDAQPQEGAAPADKPKVRKAAAPKSAAPKPAATKSGASRTTAAKLGKPAKGGAAVDAAAEQATSAAAPQASPEVDASVAAAAKPAVRPRGKLGLFGKDQPAASGSEASASSDAPAAADGEKPAKAARPKRMARTPKAAPGEAG; translated from the coding sequence ATGCCTGAACTCGAAAATCCCGCTGACGTTACGTCGCTTACCGTCCAGCTTTTGAGCGCATATCTCGCCAACAACACTGTCGGTTCCGAAGATCTTCCGGCATTGATCCGTGCAACCCGCCAGGCCTTGACCGAAGATGCGGCCCCTGAGGTGCCTGCGATCGAAGACGTGTCCTATACGCCGGCCGTTTCCGTGCGCAAGAGCCTGTCGTCGCCTTCGCATATTCTGAGCCTCATCGACGGAAAGCCGTACAAGACGCTCAAGCGCCATCTCACAAGTCATGGGTTGACGCCGGAGACTTACCGCCAACGCTATGGCCTTGCGGACAACTATCCGATGGTCGCACCTGAATTTGCGGCAATGCGCCGAGGCATTGCCGAGAGGATCGGGTTGGGCTCGCGTCCGAGTGCCGCAGCCAAGGCAGGCGCTCCTGCCGGCACGGCCTCTGCCACGGATGATGCATCCGGATCGGCGCAGACCCCGCCTGCTGCCAAGCGTCCCGCCGGACGCAAGGCCGGACCCAAGGTGCGCGGCGGAAAGGCGGCATCGCGCGCTGCCTCGGTGCCGACCGAACAGACAGTCGCCACTGACGATGCGATCATCGCGCCTGAACCCGCTGCTGCCGCCGAACCGGCGAAGACGTCACAGCGTTCGCGCGTAAAGACGGCACCCAAACCGCGCGCACAAAAGAAGCGCGCTGGTGGAGCAGACACCGCCGGTACCGCCGAGACCAACACCCCCGATGCCCAGCCTCAGGAGGGCGCCGCGCCGGCGGACAAGCCGAAGGTTCGCAAGGCCGCTGCCCCCAAGTCTGCCGCACCCAAGCCCGCAGCTACCAAGTCCGGTGCATCCAGGACTACCGCTGCGAAGCTCGGCAAACCAGCAAAGGGCGGCGCCGCCGTGGACGCTGCGGCCGAGCAGGCTACGTCTGCAGCAGCGCCTCAGGCATCGCCTGAGGTAGATGCGTCCGTTGCGGCCGCTGCCAAGCCCGCGGTAAGGCCACGCGGCAAGCTTGGGCTGTTCGGCAAGGATCAGCCCGCGGCGTCCGGGTCCGAGGCCAGCGCCTCCAGCGACGCACCCGCCGCCGCCGATGGCGAAAAGCCGGCAAAGGCGGCAAGGCCCAAGCGCATGGCCCGTACGCCCAAGGCTGCACCGGGCGAGGCCGGCTGA
- a CDS encoding DUF7146 domain-containing protein, whose translation MTQDALEVAGNALVTRLGGKWSGGRGMCLCPAHPDRTPSLSVRIGERRLLFHCFAGCDQQTVIAAVRCTLASALTGRLLDRESAARAKDGNDNWVRARARALWDEAHALQGSPAAAYLEARGIFTSCAQLRYHPCTPVRVAGQLARRPAMIARISDECGTLAVQRCFLDLPRSRLCMDLRPARRMLGRPGAGAVRTYAHGEVLGLAEGIETALAASILLEIPVWAVLGSARFAWVRVPANVARIVLLPDADHAGVQAARRARDAFRAESQDSGALGGRVGTRDARIVMPWHGLNDWNDVLRHRSGFA comes from the coding sequence ATGACACAGGATGCCCTCGAGGTCGCCGGCAATGCCCTCGTGACGCGCCTCGGCGGAAAGTGGTCGGGCGGTCGAGGCATGTGCCTGTGTCCGGCCCACCCTGACCGGACTCCCAGCCTTTCGGTCCGCATCGGCGAACGCCGTCTGCTGTTCCACTGTTTTGCAGGATGCGATCAGCAGACGGTGATCGCGGCAGTACGCTGCACCCTGGCCTCGGCCCTGACCGGCCGGCTCCTCGATAGGGAGAGCGCGGCGCGGGCCAAGGATGGAAATGATAACTGGGTTCGCGCGCGTGCGCGGGCCTTGTGGGACGAAGCACACGCCCTGCAGGGCTCGCCTGCAGCCGCCTATCTCGAGGCGCGCGGTATCTTCACGTCCTGCGCGCAGCTTCGGTATCATCCATGCACCCCGGTCCGCGTCGCCGGGCAGCTTGCGCGGCGTCCGGCGATGATCGCGCGCATAAGCGATGAGTGCGGAACGCTTGCGGTCCAGCGCTGCTTTCTCGATCTTCCTCGCAGCAGGTTGTGCATGGACCTGAGGCCAGCACGGCGCATGCTCGGCCGTCCCGGCGCGGGCGCCGTGCGAACATACGCACATGGCGAGGTGCTCGGGCTGGCGGAAGGGATCGAGACTGCACTGGCCGCCTCGATCCTGCTGGAAATACCGGTCTGGGCGGTTCTGGGCAGCGCTCGCTTCGCATGGGTCCGCGTCCCCGCCAATGTCGCGCGCATCGTTCTGCTACCGGATGCTGATCACGCCGGAGTGCAGGCTGCGAGGCGCGCGCGAGACGCCTTCCGGGCCGAGAGCCAGGACAGCGGGGCGCTCGGGGGGCGTGTCGGTACACGCGATGCGCGGATCGTCATGCCCTGGCATGGTCTCAATGACTGGAACGATGTTCTGAGACACAGATCCGGATTTGCGTAG